The following nucleotide sequence is from Molothrus ater isolate BHLD 08-10-18 breed brown headed cowbird chromosome 12, BPBGC_Mater_1.1, whole genome shotgun sequence.
gcaggagttGTGaagagccacaaggtcccccctgagcctccttttctccaggctgagccccctcagcagctcctggagctccattcccctccctggccctgctctctttctctttatcactctctctctctctctccccagcacaatcacccagagcagcccccaaaccaaggagcagctccctctgtgtgtcccagccagcaattccaAAGGCCCAGGGGTCTGCTCCAAAGCCAGGATTTACTTTAGCCCTTGTTGGAAGCCGGGGTCTTGTTCTCCCCCTCGAGCTCCTCCACGCCCGCCTGCATCATGAGGTCGGCGATGTTGCGCTCCAGGTCATCGATGCGGCAGCTCATGTCATCGACTGCCCGGGGGTCAAGGGACaacagggacagctcagggacagggacagcagcctcagcaggcacctcagagccccccagcccagccctgggcactgtcagAGTCGGGCACAGCCATGCCAGGCTCTCAGCACACTCACCGGGgcaattcctgattcccaaaatcccatctcaGCCTGCTCTCCTCAATCCGAGCCCATTCCCCTcctcctgtcactccaggctccTATAAACAGTCCCATTTCACCTTTCCCTTCAGGCCACAATTAAACCACCCTGAAGTTTCACGTTtccaggtgaacaatcccagctgtgccagcctttcctccagcagagctgctccatcctctgctcaCCCTGGAGCCTCTTCTGgttcctcctttcccagccccaaatGATAACATTCCCCTACAAGTGTCTAAAACTCCCTTGGTTTCATTGTTTTTATCCTTACAGCTTTGAGGAAACACTTATGGCCGCTTCAAATTTCTCTTACAAACCCCACTGGCCAACCAGATTTGGTGACACTTGTAATGCTGCCCCCATATGAGTTTAGAAAAGGATATTTCTTCCAATTATTTGGTCAGACATGGTTTGAAACTTGTCCTGCATTTGCTGGAGCAATGTCTGCACCTAATAGAAAgggataaaaaagaaatggtttGTTTCCTTCAGAGGCTGTTACCCGATCTCATGTAACAACTACATTGATCTTTCACTGCTAAACTCAAACCCCTGTAGTACAGTTATACCTAGAAGTAAAAGTGCTGCTTAAATACATGTATAATGAGGTGTTACAGGAAACATTTGTAAAATCTAGAACCCGGCCGCCTCCCCAACCAGGACCAAAGTCAGGACAGCACCTCCATGGCCCCATAAACGTCCATGGCCCTGGTAATGTCCGTGGCCCTGTTAACGTCCATGGCCCTGGTAATCTGCGTGGCCCTGTTAACGTCCATGGCCCTGGTAATCGCCGCGGCCCTGTTAAGGTCCATGGCCCTGGTAATGTCCCTGGCCCTGTGAACGTCCATGGCCCTGTTAACGTCCATGGCCCTGGTAATCGCCGCGGCCCTGTTAACGTCCATGGCCCTGGTAATGTCCCTGGCCCTGTGAACATCCGTGGCCCTGTGAACGTCCGTGGCCCTGTTAACGTCCATGGCCCTGGTAATGTCCATGGCCCTGTGAACGTCCGTGGCCCTGTGAACGTCCGTGGCCCTGTGAACGTCCATGGCCCTGTTAATGTCCGTGGCCCTGTGAACGTCCGTGGCCCCGTTAATCTCCATGGCCCTGTTAACCACAGGGGGATTCTGTGGCGTCACAGACAGGGTTGTGATGAGGGCCCCCTCTCCTTCCACCCGCTGCCACGCCCAGCGACACCTCCCGCggagcagctgctccaagccccatccagaaGCGgattctccctccttccccgGCTCTCCGCAGCCCGGCCCGAGCCTCACCACGGCCGTCAGGTCCTGGACGCTCTTGGGGTCGGTCTCGGCCATGGTGGCTCCGGCGGCGGCTCCACTTCCGGGCCGCGCCCCGCCGCTTCCGCCAGCTCTCGCGAGAGCGCCCGCACCGCGGCATTGTGGGAAATGTAGTCCTGAGGCCAGCCCCGGTAGTCCACGGACCGGCCCAGCAATTAAAGATTTTCGCTATTTCTACATTTCGGCTGAAAATTGTGCTGTTCTCTTATTAATTATCCTTCTGTCTTCTATTGGTTACTGCTGTATGAGCGTGGTGTCAAATCATTCTATGTAAAGAGCTTCTCTGCTCTAAGGATTATACATTTTTGTTTGAATGACTGCTGTTGTCTCAGTTTAACATGCACAATTTGGTTCCTGAAGTCCTCATTTCtttacacaaagaaaaattaattatttattttaataaataatacattcttaaatttattatttattaataaaatttttatgatttaaaaattattatttatttttagtaataatttattaattattaattttattactttttgttttgttttttattactttttgttttgttttacttcttttattacttttgttttattacttagggtttttttttctttttttttttatgcacgatattaaaatgttcctttcttttacttcttgcttCCTTCTGGATGAGCAGTTTAAGTTAAGCTTAGGTAGGTCTAATCTCTTGAATGCTAACAATCTACCCAGAATTAGATGAAAATTTAAAGGGTGACATTTCATGAATATCTCTTCTAGAATCCATtggcatttctgctgctttgcctAGACAAAGCTGGATGATTTGATTATAAATAGTTCATGTGTGGAGGAGAATGGGTAATTATTCTCAGTGCCTGCTccattaagatttttttcccctctgttatTGAGTTAAAAGAAGTTTGGCAAATCACCCCGGAATTTCCAGCTACAGATCTCAGACTGAAATGAAGGGcacttgaaattttattttctccaggaAATTTGAAATGTGTCCTTCCAGTTCCAACTCTACAAAAGCAGGAGCAAGGCACCAATTGGAGATGGACAGAGGAGAAATCTGCAAAACAAATGGGCAGTGTGGAAGCCAGCAAGGAAAGCTGTCCAGGAAAAGGGACAatgacagagctgtgcagccatGTCACCCTGCTCTTCTAAAGCCCTTctcagccttctgatgtttacatatCTGTAATGAAGTTTCTCACACACTgttcatgtaaataatgatgggtttgcattcctttctggaggaggagagaattaATGaactgttggtttgaccaggGTGGTTGGAGAAGtagcaatttcatcctccagTCCGTGGTCACTTTTGGAATTCTATAAATATCCAAATCAAGAAATAAACGAGCTCTTTTTTGCCTTAAACATCTCAGTGAGTGTCGTTCATTTCATGGGGTATTGTTGTATTTTCAATGATGGGAATAATGTGAATAATTGAGCCAGCTCAGCCAAATGTGAGGGGACAAAAACCTCCCAGAGCAAGGGAAGGAAGGTCGCAGGTTGTgcttctgccctgcagagctgctctgccatgggctgCTCTTAATGCAGTTTGCACTCAGATAAACTCTGAAATCAGGTTCCTGAGAACATCCTGGCTGTGAACAGAAAAAATGAGCAGATGAgatttacttaattttttaattggcATTTCTTATAATCCCAAATGTCCACGGTGTTCAGTATTGTAATTTCTGGGGCCAGTGGGACCCTTGGTTGGGCCCATTTGGGTGGTGCTTTCAATAATGTGAATAATGTGAATAAttggggcagcacagccaaaTGGGAGGGGACAAAAACCTCACatagaaagagaaggaagggtCACAGGTtgtgctgtgccatgggctGCTCTTAATGCAGTTTGATAAACTCTGAAATCAGGTTCCTGAGAACATCCTGGCTGTGAACAGCCTGGCTCAAAGAATCTCTGGGTAGCAGAAAAAATGAGCAGATGAgacttaattaatttttaattggcATTTCCTATAATCCCAAATGTCCACAGTGTTCAGTATTGTAATTTCTGGGGCCAGTGGGACCCTTTTTTGGGCTGTGGATCAGGCAAGTGCTGCTGGTTTGGCTGGAtctggaaaggagaaggaaaaggggttTTTATCCTTTAAACCAGAGCCAATGGcagcttttctgcaggaaatCACTGCTCCCACAGGGAGGAACTCTTGGGACATTCCTCCCCCAAAAACTCCTTTGCTCTCAGAGGATGACAGAGCTGCTTCATCTCACAAATCTTCtcaagtttaatttttctgccttcatttATTCAGAGTGGGGAGCCCTGGAAATCCCTGGGGTTCCCAGGATCCCTggcactgaggagctgcccaggtggCTCCTAAAGCTGCTCTTTGCTCCTGTCAGAGTGCCCAAACTGGcacagttctgctgctttgtcAAACTGCCTGGAGCACCAGTTCAATGCCTGCTGCAAAGTCACATCAGATTGTCTAAAACAATCCCAGTGCTCTTGGTAATTTTCTGCTCTGAACAGTTTAGGAGAGCTCAGTGGTGCTGGGGCAACACAAAAGCAATTTTTGCAGGGTACCTGCAGCGTGCCAGAGCCAGGGTAATCCATCAGGGTGTTGCCAGCACTATTGATGGGGTCTGGGATGGAGTTTGACTGCAAAGATGAAGAGGAAATTAAGTATAACAGAGTGATAATGGAATGATCaatgctgctggctgcagactTGGTGTGTGCACTGGAAAGGAAGATTTTCTGTCCATTGTGGAGTGAGGGGATGAGCCTCTGGTCTGAAATTCAAAGCCATTAGTGGGGCAGGGGGAACCCTGGGGCTTTGctgacagagcagggaaataaaGAAGGATGGGGTGATGTCCCAGACTGTCTCTTTCAAGAGAGCAGAAATAGTTCTGGGGTTTGTCAGGAAATTCCCTTTCCTCAGTAACCacagttctgttttctctcaCAGACACTGAGTGTAAAGATGGGATTTTGGAGAAGTCCTTTTCCTCTAGCATTTGAGTAGCCTGGGCTGTGAAGCAGAAATTTGTTGCCATAAAAcctcttttgttttgttattaaaagtctgatttccatgggaaaaaaaatcatcagttTGGGacaaggattttctttttaaggggACTCTCTGTAGAAGGAGTCTTTACTCAATAAGTGAACCAGAAACCTGTTGTcataaaaactcttttttttgttattaaaagTCTGATTTCCTTGGATAAAAGTCATCAGTTTGGGACAAAGATTTCCTTTTTAATGGGACTCTGTGGAATGAGTCTTCACTCAGCAGGAAAAACTGTGCTGAGTATTATGGGCCTCAGAGTCATCCACCATGAAGCTTTTTGTGTTCCTAAAAACTGATCCTGGCAGGAAAATTTCTGTGTCCCACCTTGGGAGCCCTCCACAGTCTGTAGGACTGGTCTCTGTGGCAGACATGGCTGCAAAATTCTCTTTTGGGCAAGGCCATTTGGAATTTTTGATGATTTTAATGGCTCCCACAAGGGAAAAGGAAACTTCTGAGTGTCTGATTGCTTGTAGGATGGGGCATTCATTATTTATCCTGCATGCTTTTGTTGCTGCTTGCTGCTAAACATCCTCATCCTCGTGGGTTCCGGTGCTTTTATAAGATGTCAAGTTCTCAGGAAGTCATTCTGGGATTCATTAGGGATCTCCATCTCTTTCCCATCCTTCCATGCATGGAGGAGTCTCAGTGTCCCCCTCAGTATTGTATTTTGACTTGTTGCAAAGCCCAAGGGATGGATTTCTGCCCTCTGGAGTTTTCACCACAGCCACTGAGGTCTTTATTGACAGCATCTGATGCACcctctgaaatgttttcagctgCCTTCCTCAGGAGGATCAGATTTTGAACCAGATAATGGGATGGCTTTATCCCAATCATATGGTTTAAAATATCTTGTGGGGtcaaaatttcattattttaatctcCCATTGACCATTACATGAACCCTGGCAATTCACTGTGGCTTTTCTACAAAACTAAATTGCTTAGCAGTGGCTTGTACCAAATCTTTTTATAACATCCTTGAAGAGTCAGTAGCTTTCTAAGACAAGATCTCCTTCTAAAATTCCTTTTCCACACAGTAAACTTTTATTTCCTAGCATTACTGGCCATTCAGATTCTGTGTCATTtacctttgttttctgtttaatgcTAAGCTGAGTTTTAAGCCATTCACAGGGCAATCAGAATTTCGGCTTTAACATTTGTGTAGATAAATTGCATAGAAAGTTTAATTAACTAATTATGTACCCACAGTGAGTCATAACAGCCTGGTAATTCAGAACTGCAGCAGTCTGACCATCAGCAGAGTAATTCTCTTTGTGCTTTAGGGGATGCCAATCACGACATCAGTGCTCTGAAATTGGCAGTTTTGGCCAAAACAGGAAGATTTGAGGCAAACAGAAGAGAATTGAATTGATATTTTGGGGAGCCATTTGAATATGGAAGCCAGCCACCAGTTTCAGAGATGATTAGGGTTTTAGAAGCCTGGGATGAGcaggaatttttcagaaattggGCATTCAGAGAGGAGCTCTCTGAGCAAGGGTGTCTCGTGAAGCTCCTCACCATCACCGTCCTCCTTGGGTTGTTTTCAACCCACTGTGAATGAATTTCAGTCCCCCAGCACACGATTGCATGGATCTTTATAGTTAATTGCATTCAAAGTAAGAGTGGTTggggattttcttcttttccctctatTTTTGTGAAAGGTTATTTGTAAGTATGTTCATTTTCAAACTGGATGCAACCTGAGCCAGAACTCTGGAGTGTTTACTGCAGAAATGTGGATTTGGTCAAACACTTTATTTCATATGTGCACACCCCTGATttttcccatcccttcctcTCTTGAAGCATCAATAGTAGTTAGTAAAAACCTCACAGAGCTGGGCTAATGATCCCTTCAAAATGAGCAGGGAATAAATTACAGCAGGAACCACACTAGGTAGATGACATGATTTAACTGAGGTGAGTCCCTGAAGGATTAGTCTGGTGATTATGGGAAGTGTCTTTTTAAATGAGGTAATTTGAAATTAAGTCTCTTTTCCATATCTGCTTAGCACAGTCTATTGTTCAGAGTCTGTGGCTCAGGTTGGTATCTGATGTTTGAAACAGCTTTGCCCAGAGAGTCTCCTGATGAGTTTAAAGTAATTTCAGACCCTTTCATTCCTGAATGCTACACCTGCAATGAGATTAGGCAGCAGAGTGGTTAAAAGGAGTTTTTCCATTGCTAAAAAAGGTACTGCTGTATAATTCAGAACTtctcaaaagagaaaatcatTTAAAAGActggaaagctgaaaataaCCCACCTTGAGGGACTGCCTGCTGTCCAGAGCATGGACCCCAGCTCCTGCAAGCTGCAGctctctttgctttctgctaTTCCCCATGGATTCTCCCAgatcaggagctgctggttAAAAAtgtgctggggagcagaaatgcagggagagcctggacattgtgctctgtgcagctcacccaggcagagcagagcactggcacTGAAATAGCAAGAGATGTGTGATGCCAGTTGGTCAGGAATCTGCCTTTTACACCCTCCTGAGAGAAATCATTAGGGATCCACCGAAATTTCCCATTTCTCACAGTAAATTCAGATGGCTGGGACATTTAGTGGGTCTGCATCATGGTTGCTGCCAGGCACAGGAATGTTCTGGCTGGTGAGGGGGCAAAGAgctgtattattattattattattataatttattgttattattattaattgtTGTTGTAATAATAGTAATTACTATTGTtattatagtatataatattatatacataatatatataatatatataagattatatataatatatataatatatattatatattatatataaatatatatatataattatgtatataattgtatatatagtaattatattttataatatatatatatagtatatatatatattatatatatatataataagaCCCAGATTTTCCAGGAAAGTATCCATGATAAATGTTATCTGCCTCTTGAATCTGAGGATGAATTCAGGACCAAGCCTTCATGCTCCTGCTtgggaaaaatcaaaattgtCTGAGCTCTGTCAGCCCTTCCAAATTGCAATTTTTTGCTTCTGCAGCTGACTGAGGCCAGCTCCTATTTGTGCACTGGATGTGCccaaggagaggagggaaagctggagctgcacagtGCTGAGGTTGCAGGGAAATTGCACTGCCCACTCCAAACACACAGAATTATCACAAACCATTAAATggttttcccttctgctgcacACTTTGTGTCCAACCTGTCATGGCAATCTCGCTCTGGAGCTTGAGTGAACCTCAGCCCCTGATTCCCATCCTCTGCAAGGAGCTTTCCAGCTTGGCAGCCAGAAACCGGGCAGCTCACAACACAAATCCTGTCTTGAGTTCCAAACTCTGGCTCTACAAATTGCACTTGTACgtaaaataaagcaatttctAACCATTGGCAGTGGATAGATGCTGCACTGATGGGCTGGATGTGTTTGACAGGCTGAAAGCAGCTGCCTTCCAAAGGAACAGTCCTGCTCCATGATCCTGTGCCAGATAAGCCTGCTTATCTTCCAGACTCAAGTAGATCAGGTTTAAATTCTGGGTTTAGCCATTTTAATCTTGAATGAAATGCATGCATAGAAACTGTAAATTTGTTTGTCTGGCTCATGTTTCTCTTGTTACAAGGCTGCttatcagaaataataaatccatgcacttttttccttctgaaacacTGGCAAGGTCTAATTATATCATGATTTATTTTATAACATCAAGACCAGGACTTGAAATATTTACTCAGGAAAAAATTAGAAACCACAGAGAGTAATCAATCATTCACAAGTGGACAGCTGAAATTCCTTCTGTGTCCATTTGGTAGAGTGAGTGCAGAATAACCCTGTTATTGGGACCTCTGACAGAGGCAAAGAATAAAATTCAGCCTTTTTGATTTGTAATGCCCTTTCAGGCTGAGCCTTATAAAAGCACCTCATCCTGAGTAACAATCACAAACTGTAGTCCAGGCTTTTTAATCCTAAAAACACAAGGGATTAGTGAAAATAGTAACAATTTGGGGCCCAAATAACTGAGTTATATGGCATGTTGgtagtttttgttttatttttttaatagtcagATCTACTCCAAAACCTTCCAGCTCTGTAAGATTGAGTTTGGGTTTGGTGGAGGGATGTGCCACTGATTTTTCCCTGTgac
It contains:
- the HSBP1 gene encoding heat shock factor-binding protein 1 — its product is MAETDPKSVQDLTAVVQTLLQQMQDKFQTMSDQIIGRIDDMSCRIDDLERNIADLMMQAGVEELEGENKTPASNKG